The region CGAGGTCAAGATCATGGTCCCGCCGCGGCTGACGGACCGCGAGCGAGAGCTGTTCACCGAACTCGCCGACGTGTCTCCGTTCGACCCTCGGCGTGAGGTCGCCACGAAGGGCGGGGAGCGATGACGAGCCGATACCTGCCGGTGCGCCGGCCCGGGCAGCTGCTGAGCCAGGAGGAGTTCGCTCGCCGCAGCGGCGTGCACCCCGACCTGGTCCGCCGCTTCGTCGCGCTGGGCCTGGTGCGCGCGAGCCGCAGCGGCGACGGCGCGCTGTGGTTCGCCCGCGGCCAGCTGATGTCCGTCGCCCGGATCGAACGGCTGCGCAGCGGGCTGTCCCTGAACTACGCGGCACTCGGTCTGGTGGTCGAGCTGCTCGACCGGATCCAGGCGCTGGAGATCGAGCTGCGGCGGCAGCAGCGCGCCGCCCTCAACCGCATCGAACCGAGCCGCACCGAACGGCGCGACACCGACGGGGTACGGAGTCTCTGATGGACCTGAACCGCCTGACCCAGAAGTCCCAGCAAGCCCTCTCGGCCGCCCAGGACCTCGCGACCCGCGCG is a window of Pseudonocardia sp. T1-2H DNA encoding:
- a CDS encoding chaperone modulator CbpM → MTSRYLPVRRPGQLLSQEEFARRSGVHPDLVRRFVALGLVRASRSGDGALWFARGQLMSVARIERLRSGLSLNYAALGLVVELLDRIQALEIELRRQQRAALNRIEPSRTERRDTDGVRSL